The following coding sequences are from one Homalodisca vitripennis isolate AUS2020 chromosome 7, UT_GWSS_2.1, whole genome shotgun sequence window:
- the LOC124366441 gene encoding L-threonine ammonia-lyase-like isoform X1 yields MSLADGNFNFKESLRRRRYTISSPCEQIGAQGLKMDMKNEKLSPEEEKLNKMSLEEKLKIPVSDPACVPEKPVTVTFAEVTSAAFKIKENVVRTPCGVSHMSESEGMEIFLKQDFLQRSGSFKERGACYALMMLPEAQKKKGVIAASAGNHAQALCYHGKKLGIPVTVVMPVFAPIMKIQACYRFGGKVIVEGSNMQEARHVALVRASKLGLTYINGYDHPHIIAGQGTIGLEIIEQVQDVDAVVIPIGGGGLIAGAALAIKSLRPNCKIIGVESDRCPGFATSMSCGKPTIVSVMPSLADGLAVPLVGVNAFQTARPYIDKVVVVKEEWIAIAILRMVEMEKCVVEGAGAIGLAAILAGHLSEFKGKRVVLTVSGGNIDTTVLGRCLDRGLTADGRLLKFSVVVSDRAGSIAELCTLLADVGVTVKDILQERAWLKNDVFSVKVKIVCEARNIGHCKELMKALTDKYDSVSFAGFMQTLDSNIRTMSTPDLTSSPFYKKLHMSESGSEYLM; encoded by the exons ATGTCATTGGCTGatggaaactttaattttaaag aatCTTTACGACGAAGGAGATATACGATTAGTTCACCTTGTGAACAGATAGGAGCTCAAGGGTTAAAAATGGACATGAAGAATGAAAAATTATCACCAGAAGAAGAAAAGTTGAATAAg ATGAGCTTAGAAGAGAAACTCAAGATTCCAGTCAGTGATCCAGCCTGCGTACCAGAGAAACCCGTGACTGTGACCTTTGCAGAGGTCACCTCAGCTGCCTTCAAGATCAAGGAAAATGTTGTGCGCACTCCTTGTGGG GTATCACATATGTCTGAATCTGAAGGAATGGAGATTTTTCTTAAACAAGATTTTTTGCAGAGAAGTGGAAG TTTCAAGGAACGAGGGGCCTGCTACGCTCTGATGATGCTGCCGGAGGCCCAGAAGAAGAAAGGAGTGATAGCTGCTTCAGCCGGCAACCATGCCCAGGCACTCTGCTACCATGGGAAGAAGCTAGGGATACCAGTCACTGTGGTCATGCCAGTGTTTGCTCCCATTATGAAG atACAGGCGTGTTATCGGTTTGGAGGCAAAGTGATCGTGGAGGGGAGTAACATGCAGGAGGCAAGGCACGTGGCCTTGGTCAGAGCTTCCAAGCTGGGACTGACCTACATTAATGG GTATGACCATCCCCACATCATCGCAGGCCAAGGCACTATAGGACTGGAGATCATAGAGCAGGTGCAGGATGTTGATGCTGTAGTCATACCGATTGGTGGCGGAGGGTTGATCGCTGGAGCTGCTTTGGCCATCAAGAGTCTTCGCCCTAATTGTAAAATAATC GGAGTGGAATCTGACAGATGTCCTGGTTTTGCCACCTCTATGTCCTGCGGTAAGCCTACAATTGTGTCTGTCATGCCTTCGCTTGCAGACGGTTTGGCAGTTCCTCTTGTGGGAGTGAACGCTTTCCAAACTGCACGCCCGTACATAGACAAAGTG GTGGTGGTGAAGGAGGAATGGATAGCCATCGCCATCTTGAGGATGGTGGAGATGGAGAAATGTGTGGTGGAGGGGGCAGGAGCTATAGGTCTGGCAGCTATATTGGCCGGTCATCTCTCTGAGTTTAAGGGGAAAAG AGTGGTTCTAACTGTTAGTGGTGGCAACATTGACACCACAGTGCTGGGCCGCTGCCTGGATCGTGGGCTAACAGCTGATGGCCGTCTCCTCAAATTCTCTGTGGTGGTGAGCGACAGAGCAGGGAGCATCGCAGAGCTGTGTACCCTGCTGGCTGATGTGGGTGTCACCGTCAAGGATATCCTTCAGGAGAGAGCTTGGCTCAAGAATGATGTGTTCAGCGTCAAG GTGAAAATTGTGTGCGAGGCTCGTAACATCGGCCACTGTAAAGAGCTGATGAAAGCTCTGACTGATAAATACGACTCTGTCAGCTTCGCCGGCTTCATGCAGACTCTGGACTCCAACATTCGGACCATGTCTACTCCTGACCTGACTTCCAGCCCTTTCTACAAGAAGCTTCACATGAGCGAGTCAGGTTCAGAATATTTGATGTAA
- the LOC124366441 gene encoding L-threonine ammonia-lyase-like isoform X3, whose protein sequence is METLILKMSLEEKLKIPVSDPACVPEKPVTVTFAEVTSAAFKIKENVVRTPCGVSHMSESEGMEIFLKQDFLQRSGSFKERGACYALMMLPEAQKKKGVIAASAGNHAQALCYHGKKLGIPVTVVMPVFAPIMKIQACYRFGGKVIVEGSNMQEARHVALVRASKLGLTYINGYDHPHIIAGQGTIGLEIIEQVQDVDAVVIPIGGGGLIAGAALAIKSLRPNCKIIGVESDRCPGFATSMSCGKPTIVSVMPSLADGLAVPLVGVNAFQTARPYIDKVVVVKEEWIAIAILRMVEMEKCVVEGAGAIGLAAILAGHLSEFKGKRVVLTVSGGNIDTTVLGRCLDRGLTADGRLLKFSVVVSDRAGSIAELCTLLADVGVTVKDILQERAWLKNDVFSVKVKIVCEARNIGHCKELMKALTDKYDSVSFAGFMQTLDSNIRTMSTPDLTSSPFYKKLHMSESGSEYLM, encoded by the exons atggaaactttaattttaaag ATGAGCTTAGAAGAGAAACTCAAGATTCCAGTCAGTGATCCAGCCTGCGTACCAGAGAAACCCGTGACTGTGACCTTTGCAGAGGTCACCTCAGCTGCCTTCAAGATCAAGGAAAATGTTGTGCGCACTCCTTGTGGG GTATCACATATGTCTGAATCTGAAGGAATGGAGATTTTTCTTAAACAAGATTTTTTGCAGAGAAGTGGAAG TTTCAAGGAACGAGGGGCCTGCTACGCTCTGATGATGCTGCCGGAGGCCCAGAAGAAGAAAGGAGTGATAGCTGCTTCAGCCGGCAACCATGCCCAGGCACTCTGCTACCATGGGAAGAAGCTAGGGATACCAGTCACTGTGGTCATGCCAGTGTTTGCTCCCATTATGAAG atACAGGCGTGTTATCGGTTTGGAGGCAAAGTGATCGTGGAGGGGAGTAACATGCAGGAGGCAAGGCACGTGGCCTTGGTCAGAGCTTCCAAGCTGGGACTGACCTACATTAATGG GTATGACCATCCCCACATCATCGCAGGCCAAGGCACTATAGGACTGGAGATCATAGAGCAGGTGCAGGATGTTGATGCTGTAGTCATACCGATTGGTGGCGGAGGGTTGATCGCTGGAGCTGCTTTGGCCATCAAGAGTCTTCGCCCTAATTGTAAAATAATC GGAGTGGAATCTGACAGATGTCCTGGTTTTGCCACCTCTATGTCCTGCGGTAAGCCTACAATTGTGTCTGTCATGCCTTCGCTTGCAGACGGTTTGGCAGTTCCTCTTGTGGGAGTGAACGCTTTCCAAACTGCACGCCCGTACATAGACAAAGTG GTGGTGGTGAAGGAGGAATGGATAGCCATCGCCATCTTGAGGATGGTGGAGATGGAGAAATGTGTGGTGGAGGGGGCAGGAGCTATAGGTCTGGCAGCTATATTGGCCGGTCATCTCTCTGAGTTTAAGGGGAAAAG AGTGGTTCTAACTGTTAGTGGTGGCAACATTGACACCACAGTGCTGGGCCGCTGCCTGGATCGTGGGCTAACAGCTGATGGCCGTCTCCTCAAATTCTCTGTGGTGGTGAGCGACAGAGCAGGGAGCATCGCAGAGCTGTGTACCCTGCTGGCTGATGTGGGTGTCACCGTCAAGGATATCCTTCAGGAGAGAGCTTGGCTCAAGAATGATGTGTTCAGCGTCAAG GTGAAAATTGTGTGCGAGGCTCGTAACATCGGCCACTGTAAAGAGCTGATGAAAGCTCTGACTGATAAATACGACTCTGTCAGCTTCGCCGGCTTCATGCAGACTCTGGACTCCAACATTCGGACCATGTCTACTCCTGACCTGACTTCCAGCCCTTTCTACAAGAAGCTTCACATGAGCGAGTCAGGTTCAGAATATTTGATGTAA
- the LOC124366441 gene encoding L-threonine ammonia-lyase-like isoform X2 — translation MDMKNEKLSPEEEKLNKMSLEEKLKIPVSDPACVPEKPVTVTFAEVTSAAFKIKENVVRTPCGVSHMSESEGMEIFLKQDFLQRSGSFKERGACYALMMLPEAQKKKGVIAASAGNHAQALCYHGKKLGIPVTVVMPVFAPIMKIQACYRFGGKVIVEGSNMQEARHVALVRASKLGLTYINGYDHPHIIAGQGTIGLEIIEQVQDVDAVVIPIGGGGLIAGAALAIKSLRPNCKIIGVESDRCPGFATSMSCGKPTIVSVMPSLADGLAVPLVGVNAFQTARPYIDKVVVVKEEWIAIAILRMVEMEKCVVEGAGAIGLAAILAGHLSEFKGKRVVLTVSGGNIDTTVLGRCLDRGLTADGRLLKFSVVVSDRAGSIAELCTLLADVGVTVKDILQERAWLKNDVFSVKVKIVCEARNIGHCKELMKALTDKYDSVSFAGFMQTLDSNIRTMSTPDLTSSPFYKKLHMSESGSEYLM, via the exons ATGGACATGAAGAATGAAAAATTATCACCAGAAGAAGAAAAGTTGAATAAg ATGAGCTTAGAAGAGAAACTCAAGATTCCAGTCAGTGATCCAGCCTGCGTACCAGAGAAACCCGTGACTGTGACCTTTGCAGAGGTCACCTCAGCTGCCTTCAAGATCAAGGAAAATGTTGTGCGCACTCCTTGTGGG GTATCACATATGTCTGAATCTGAAGGAATGGAGATTTTTCTTAAACAAGATTTTTTGCAGAGAAGTGGAAG TTTCAAGGAACGAGGGGCCTGCTACGCTCTGATGATGCTGCCGGAGGCCCAGAAGAAGAAAGGAGTGATAGCTGCTTCAGCCGGCAACCATGCCCAGGCACTCTGCTACCATGGGAAGAAGCTAGGGATACCAGTCACTGTGGTCATGCCAGTGTTTGCTCCCATTATGAAG atACAGGCGTGTTATCGGTTTGGAGGCAAAGTGATCGTGGAGGGGAGTAACATGCAGGAGGCAAGGCACGTGGCCTTGGTCAGAGCTTCCAAGCTGGGACTGACCTACATTAATGG GTATGACCATCCCCACATCATCGCAGGCCAAGGCACTATAGGACTGGAGATCATAGAGCAGGTGCAGGATGTTGATGCTGTAGTCATACCGATTGGTGGCGGAGGGTTGATCGCTGGAGCTGCTTTGGCCATCAAGAGTCTTCGCCCTAATTGTAAAATAATC GGAGTGGAATCTGACAGATGTCCTGGTTTTGCCACCTCTATGTCCTGCGGTAAGCCTACAATTGTGTCTGTCATGCCTTCGCTTGCAGACGGTTTGGCAGTTCCTCTTGTGGGAGTGAACGCTTTCCAAACTGCACGCCCGTACATAGACAAAGTG GTGGTGGTGAAGGAGGAATGGATAGCCATCGCCATCTTGAGGATGGTGGAGATGGAGAAATGTGTGGTGGAGGGGGCAGGAGCTATAGGTCTGGCAGCTATATTGGCCGGTCATCTCTCTGAGTTTAAGGGGAAAAG AGTGGTTCTAACTGTTAGTGGTGGCAACATTGACACCACAGTGCTGGGCCGCTGCCTGGATCGTGGGCTAACAGCTGATGGCCGTCTCCTCAAATTCTCTGTGGTGGTGAGCGACAGAGCAGGGAGCATCGCAGAGCTGTGTACCCTGCTGGCTGATGTGGGTGTCACCGTCAAGGATATCCTTCAGGAGAGAGCTTGGCTCAAGAATGATGTGTTCAGCGTCAAG GTGAAAATTGTGTGCGAGGCTCGTAACATCGGCCACTGTAAAGAGCTGATGAAAGCTCTGACTGATAAATACGACTCTGTCAGCTTCGCCGGCTTCATGCAGACTCTGGACTCCAACATTCGGACCATGTCTACTCCTGACCTGACTTCCAGCCCTTTCTACAAGAAGCTTCACATGAGCGAGTCAGGTTCAGAATATTTGATGTAA